In Mytilus trossulus isolate FHL-02 chromosome 6, PNRI_Mtr1.1.1.hap1, whole genome shotgun sequence, a single window of DNA contains:
- the LOC134721277 gene encoding zinc finger protein 236-like isoform X2 translates to MDSLEVNTIKQDLNEEDTEFTSGDGCSKLAHNSNLVADSQIHDDDSDLKHLVDDRESPVIIRDETIVQLQNPGPNVPTSIQASPDQLNDLQSYLVTFNKEIGHGGQPTGYSIGEIQVDSSNIQNSSRPVLFSDGQIINVSTSLHSNQGLSSISDDSKVEISMTTDNLDPQSQTLKLAEALSNSGALIHQTDNVISQSVLSPLSHSPDQQQRTVVLQGLPGAPGTLVQVNVPGKKVLPVVSLEGKEQMQQMQVSMDSMTTVIPQIIHVSQPSEILQPGIEAMKTDVITTVASNSAGMGSLQGLQIGQADITNAQLIALQNAENANPQLVTVNNSQEIQLMGTSDAETGSNTNFQTVSIVPTSVDQGGEMNYVLIVSQPDGEKEGGSPKQFALDMGMFQPVFDFKDGQNLVEEVVDDDGTTRKIIRVNSVNPKKFEMVQSPAAQLQCHYCSYTAPKRYLMMRHMKTHSEDRPYQCNLCEKSFKTHASLQNHVNTHTGVRPHKCKDCEMAFTTSGELVRHIRYKHTFEKPHKCTECDYASVELSKLKRHIRSHTGERPYQCPHCPYASPDTYKLKRHLRIHTGEKPYECDVCHARFTQSNSLKAHKLIHSGLKPVFQCELCPTTCGRKTDLKIHMMKLHSNDKPVDCKKCGMVFQDRYSFKLHLKTHDGEKCFKCDQCEYAALSQRHLESHLLTHTGEKPFECDECEQTFRQKQLLKRHKNLYHTPDYSRPEPKEKTYECNLCDKSFANKGNLLRHMQNHDPEYWNKKLGDGGNVALSTEDLIQGSLLNDMRDGKLGSAPKVVIVHPNGSVEEVTSRLQNLVAEKQMEEMMVEVVQDGGSPTSVSTHSLEEAIRNQVEAAIQSHALKALEIAKTNSGDDSATDNLTIDLDRPTHIVTGQPKQTFSRQELEMETESSSGSHNGCITLSTSQTGWDTEHMNKIPDHIVLVKPKDKRGVIKIVSETSQDIDEGKESKRDLIEGVGIDVDNISADLNEQSVLPDQLDHEMENGDNTQS, encoded by the exons ATGGATTCCTTAGAGGTGAATACTATAAAACAAGATCTTAATGAAGAAGATACTGAATTCACAAGTGGAGATGGATGCAGCAAACTGGCACATAATTCCAATCTAGTGGCTGATTCACAAATTCATGACGATGACTCAGACTTGAAACACCTGGTTGACGACAGAGAAAGTCCTGTAATAATAAGAGATGAAACTATAGTTCAGCTTCAAAATCCCGGTCCCAATGTACCTACTTCTATCCAAGCCAGTCCTGACCAGCTTAATGACCTTCAGAGTTACCTTGTGACCTTTAACAAGGAAATAGGACACGGAGGACAGCCAACAGGTTACAGCATAGGGGAAATACAAGTAGATTCTAGTAATATACAAAATTCATCAAGACCTGTTTTATTCAGTGATGGTCAGATAATAAATGTTTCTACTAGTCTACATTCTAACCAAG gACTGTCCAGTATAAGTGATGATAGTAAAGTAGAGATTTCCATGACAACAGATAACCTTGACCCTCAGAGCCAGACCTTGAAGTTAGCAGAGGCTCTGTCTAACAGTGGTGCACTTATACATCAAACTGACAATGTTATCAGTCAaagtgtgttatctcccctGTCACATTCACCAGATCAGCAGCAGAGAACTGTTGTTTTACAAGGACTACCAGGGGCCCCAGGAACTTTGGTACAG GTTAATGTTCCAGGGAAAAAAGTTTTACCAGTTGTCTCCCTTGAGGGCAAAGAACAGATGCAACAGATGCAGGTGTCTATGGATTCCATGACAACGGTTATTCCCCAGATAATTCATGTGTCTCAGCCATCAGAAATATTACAACCAGGG ATAGAGGCTATGAAAACTGATGTGATTACCACAGTAGCTTCAAATTCAGCTGGAATGGGATCACTTCAAGGACTTCAG ATAGGACAGGCAGATATAACCAATGCTCAGTTGATAGCCTTACAGAATGCTGAGAATGCCAATCCACAGTTAGTGACCGTAAATAATTCACAAGAGATCCAATTGATGGGAACTAGTGATGCAGAGACAGGGTCAAACACCAATTTCCAAACAGTTTCAATTGTTCCCACATCAGTGGATCAGGGGGGAGAAATGAATTATGTTTTGATTGTTTCACAACCAGATGGTGAAAAAGAAGGCGGCTCTCCAAAACAGTTTGCCTTAGATATGGGAATGTTTCAACCAGTCTTTGATTTCAAAGATGGACAAAATCTGGTTGAAGAAGTTGTTGATGATGATGGAACCACAAGGAAAATAATACGGGTGAATTCAGTGAATCCTAAAAAGTTTGAAATGGTTCAATCCCCTGCTGCACAGCTGCAATGTCATTATTGTAGCTACACTGCTCCAAAACGTTACCTCATGATGCGTCACATGAAAACACACTCTGAAGACAGACCTTATCAGTGTAATCTTTGTGAGAAGAGTTTTAAAACACATGCATCTCTTCAAAACCATGTAAATACACATACTGGCGTTAGACCACATAAATGTAAGGACTGTGAAATGGCATTCACTACCTCTGGAGAACTTGTTAGACATATTCGTTACAAACACACATTTGAAAAACCACACAAATGTACAGAATGTGATTATGCTAGTGTGGAATTAAGTAAACTTAAAAGGCATATAAGATCACACACTGGAGAGAGGCCTTATCAATGCCCACACTGCCCGTATGCCAGCCCTGACACGTACAAGCTGAAACGTCATTTGAGAATTCATACAGGAGAGAAACCCTATGAATGTGATGTGTGTCATGCACGTTTTACACAGAGTAACAGTCTGAAGGCACATAAACTTATACACTCTGGTCTAAAACCAGTTTTCCAGTGTGAACTTTGTCCAACAACATGTGGTAGAAAAACTGATCTAAAAATACACATGATGAAATTACACAGTAATGACAAACCTGTAGACTGTAAGAAATGTGGCATGGTATTTCAAGATCGTTACAGCtttaaattacatttgaaaACTCACGACGGTGAGAAATGTTTCAAATGTGATCAGTGTGAATATGCTGCTTTATCACAACGTCATTTAGAAAGCCATTTGTTAACTCATACAG GAGAAAAACCTTTTGAATGTGACGAGTGTGAACAAACATTTAGACAAAAACAGCTTCTTAAGCGTCACAAAAATTTGTACCACACACCAGACTACAGCCGACCAGAACCCAAAGAGAAAACTTATGAATGTAATTTATGTGATAAATCTTTTGCAAATAAAGGTAATTTGTTACGTCACATGCAGAACCATGATCCAGAATACTGGAACAAGAAGTTAGGAGATGGAGGAAATGTTGCCCTGTCAACAGAGGATCTGATCCAAGGGTCGTTACTCAATGACATGAGAGATGGGAAATTAGGCTCCGCCCCCAAAGTTGTGATTGTCCATCCAAATGGTAGTGTAGAGGAGGTAACCTCCAGACTACAGAATCTGGTTGCTGAGAAACAGATGGAAGAAATGATGGTTGAGGTTGTACAAGATGGCGGCAGCCCAACATCAGTATCTACACATAGTTTAGAAGAGGCTATTAGGAATCAAGTAGAGGCTGCAATACAATCACAT GCTTTAAAGGCATTAGAGATAGCTAAAACAAACAGTGGAGATGACTCTGCAACAG ACAACTTAACCATTGATCTAGATAGACCAACTCACATAGTGACAGGGCAGCCTAAACAAACTTTCAGTAGACAGGAATTGGAAATGGAAACAGAAAGTAGTTCTGGTTCCCATAATGGATGCATTACACTTAGTACCAGTCAGACAGGATGGGACACTGAACACATGAATAAAATTCCTGATCATATTGTTCTTGTCAAACCAAAAGATAAAAGGGGGGTGATTAAAATTGTATCTGAAACAAGTCAAGATATAGATGAGGGTAAAGAGAGTAAAAGGGATTTGATTGAAGGGGTGGGGATAGACGTAGACAATATAAGTGCAGATTTGAATGAACAAAGTGTTTTACCTGACCAACTGGACCATGAAATGGAAAATGGCGATAATACTCAGTCTTAG
- the LOC134721277 gene encoding zinc finger and BTB domain-containing protein 17-like isoform X5, translated as MDSLEVNTIKQDLNEEDTEFTSGDGCSKLAHNSNLVADSQIHDDDSDLKHLVDDRESPVIIRDETIVQLQNPGPNVPTSIQASPDQLNDLQSYLVTFNKEIGHGGQPTGYSIGEIQVDSSNIQNSSRPVLFSDGQIINVSTSLHSNQGLSSISDDSKVEISMTTDNLDPQSQTLKLAEALSNSGALIHQTDNVISQSVLSPLSHSPDQQQRTVVLQGLPGAPGTLVQVNVPGKKVLPVVSLEGKEQMQQMQVSMDSMTTVIPQIIHVSQPSEILQPGIEAMKTDVITTVASNSAGMGSLQGLQIGQADITNAQLIALQNAENANPQLVTVNNSQEIQLMGTSDAETGSNTNFQTVSIVPTSVDQGGEMNYVLIVSQPDGEKEGGSPKQFALDMGMFQPVFDFKDGQNLVEEVVDDDGTTRKIIRVNSVNPKKFEMVQSPAAQLQCHYCSYTAPKRYLMMRHMKTHSEDRPYQCNLCEKSFKTHASLQNHVNTHTGVRPHKCKDCEMAFTTSGELVRHIRYKHTFEKPHKCTECDYASVELSKLKRHIRSHTGERPYQCPHCPYASPDTYKLKRHLRIHTGEKPYECDVCHARFTQSNSLKAHKLIHSGLKPVFQCELCPTTCGRKTDLKIHMMKLHSNDKPVDCKKCGMVFQDRYSFKLHLKTHDGEKCFKCDQCEYAALSQRHLESHLLTHTGNLLRHMQNHDPEYWNKKLGDGGNVALSTEDLIQGSLLNDMRDGKLGSAPKVVIVHPNGSVEEVTSRLQNLVAEKQMEEMMVEVVQDGGSPTSVSTHSLEEAIRNQVEAAIQSHALKALEIAKTNSGDDSATDNLTIDLDRPTHIVTGQPKQTFSRQELEMETESSSGSHNGCITLSTSQTGWDTEHMNKIPDHIVLVKPKDKRGVIKIVSETSQDIDEGKESKRDLIEGVGIDVDNISADLNEQSVLPDQLDHEMENGDNTQS; from the exons ATGGATTCCTTAGAGGTGAATACTATAAAACAAGATCTTAATGAAGAAGATACTGAATTCACAAGTGGAGATGGATGCAGCAAACTGGCACATAATTCCAATCTAGTGGCTGATTCACAAATTCATGACGATGACTCAGACTTGAAACACCTGGTTGACGACAGAGAAAGTCCTGTAATAATAAGAGATGAAACTATAGTTCAGCTTCAAAATCCCGGTCCCAATGTACCTACTTCTATCCAAGCCAGTCCTGACCAGCTTAATGACCTTCAGAGTTACCTTGTGACCTTTAACAAGGAAATAGGACACGGAGGACAGCCAACAGGTTACAGCATAGGGGAAATACAAGTAGATTCTAGTAATATACAAAATTCATCAAGACCTGTTTTATTCAGTGATGGTCAGATAATAAATGTTTCTACTAGTCTACATTCTAACCAAG gACTGTCCAGTATAAGTGATGATAGTAAAGTAGAGATTTCCATGACAACAGATAACCTTGACCCTCAGAGCCAGACCTTGAAGTTAGCAGAGGCTCTGTCTAACAGTGGTGCACTTATACATCAAACTGACAATGTTATCAGTCAaagtgtgttatctcccctGTCACATTCACCAGATCAGCAGCAGAGAACTGTTGTTTTACAAGGACTACCAGGGGCCCCAGGAACTTTGGTACAG GTTAATGTTCCAGGGAAAAAAGTTTTACCAGTTGTCTCCCTTGAGGGCAAAGAACAGATGCAACAGATGCAGGTGTCTATGGATTCCATGACAACGGTTATTCCCCAGATAATTCATGTGTCTCAGCCATCAGAAATATTACAACCAGGG ATAGAGGCTATGAAAACTGATGTGATTACCACAGTAGCTTCAAATTCAGCTGGAATGGGATCACTTCAAGGACTTCAG ATAGGACAGGCAGATATAACCAATGCTCAGTTGATAGCCTTACAGAATGCTGAGAATGCCAATCCACAGTTAGTGACCGTAAATAATTCACAAGAGATCCAATTGATGGGAACTAGTGATGCAGAGACAGGGTCAAACACCAATTTCCAAACAGTTTCAATTGTTCCCACATCAGTGGATCAGGGGGGAGAAATGAATTATGTTTTGATTGTTTCACAACCAGATGGTGAAAAAGAAGGCGGCTCTCCAAAACAGTTTGCCTTAGATATGGGAATGTTTCAACCAGTCTTTGATTTCAAAGATGGACAAAATCTGGTTGAAGAAGTTGTTGATGATGATGGAACCACAAGGAAAATAATACGGGTGAATTCAGTGAATCCTAAAAAGTTTGAAATGGTTCAATCCCCTGCTGCACAGCTGCAATGTCATTATTGTAGCTACACTGCTCCAAAACGTTACCTCATGATGCGTCACATGAAAACACACTCTGAAGACAGACCTTATCAGTGTAATCTTTGTGAGAAGAGTTTTAAAACACATGCATCTCTTCAAAACCATGTAAATACACATACTGGCGTTAGACCACATAAATGTAAGGACTGTGAAATGGCATTCACTACCTCTGGAGAACTTGTTAGACATATTCGTTACAAACACACATTTGAAAAACCACACAAATGTACAGAATGTGATTATGCTAGTGTGGAATTAAGTAAACTTAAAAGGCATATAAGATCACACACTGGAGAGAGGCCTTATCAATGCCCACACTGCCCGTATGCCAGCCCTGACACGTACAAGCTGAAACGTCATTTGAGAATTCATACAGGAGAGAAACCCTATGAATGTGATGTGTGTCATGCACGTTTTACACAGAGTAACAGTCTGAAGGCACATAAACTTATACACTCTGGTCTAAAACCAGTTTTCCAGTGTGAACTTTGTCCAACAACATGTGGTAGAAAAACTGATCTAAAAATACACATGATGAAATTACACAGTAATGACAAACCTGTAGACTGTAAGAAATGTGGCATGGTATTTCAAGATCGTTACAGCtttaaattacatttgaaaACTCACGACGGTGAGAAATGTTTCAAATGTGATCAGTGTGAATATGCTGCTTTATCACAACGTCATTTAGAAAGCCATTTGTTAACTCATACAG GTAATTTGTTACGTCACATGCAGAACCATGATCCAGAATACTGGAACAAGAAGTTAGGAGATGGAGGAAATGTTGCCCTGTCAACAGAGGATCTGATCCAAGGGTCGTTACTCAATGACATGAGAGATGGGAAATTAGGCTCCGCCCCCAAAGTTGTGATTGTCCATCCAAATGGTAGTGTAGAGGAGGTAACCTCCAGACTACAGAATCTGGTTGCTGAGAAACAGATGGAAGAAATGATGGTTGAGGTTGTACAAGATGGCGGCAGCCCAACATCAGTATCTACACATAGTTTAGAAGAGGCTATTAGGAATCAAGTAGAGGCTGCAATACAATCACAT GCTTTAAAGGCATTAGAGATAGCTAAAACAAACAGTGGAGATGACTCTGCAACAG ACAACTTAACCATTGATCTAGATAGACCAACTCACATAGTGACAGGGCAGCCTAAACAAACTTTCAGTAGACAGGAATTGGAAATGGAAACAGAAAGTAGTTCTGGTTCCCATAATGGATGCATTACACTTAGTACCAGTCAGACAGGATGGGACACTGAACACATGAATAAAATTCCTGATCATATTGTTCTTGTCAAACCAAAAGATAAAAGGGGGGTGATTAAAATTGTATCTGAAACAAGTCAAGATATAGATGAGGGTAAAGAGAGTAAAAGGGATTTGATTGAAGGGGTGGGGATAGACGTAGACAATATAAGTGCAGATTTGAATGAACAAAGTGTTTTACCTGACCAACTGGACCATGAAATGGAAAATGGCGATAATACTCAGTCTTAG